A window of Bacillus sp. DX3.1 genomic DNA:
GCTTACGCGGATATTTCTTTGGTGTTTTTCTCTTTTTCTCGATAGATAAGATATTACGTTCACTTTCTTCAAATGGTAATTGGAACGTATAAATCCCTTTTAACTCGCCACCAAGCACTTGCAAAGCATGCTTACCTTTTTCAATTTCTTCTTGAGCAGCTGCGCCCTTCATGGCAATAAATGTCCCACCGACCTTCACAAGAGGTAAACATAATTCGCTCAGTACAGAGAGACGAGCCACTGCACGTGCCATTACAATATCAAAAGATTCACGTACTTCTTCTTTTTTTCCAAACGTTTCAGCACGATCATGACAGAATGCTACATCTTTTAGCTCTAACTTTGCAGCTAAGTGATTTAAAAAGTTGATACGTTTTTGCAGTGAATCAACAATTGTTATTTTCAAATGTGGAAAACAAATTTTCAAAGGAATACTCGGAAACCCTGCACCTGCACCAACATCACAAATAGAAAACGGCTTTGAAAAATCATAATAAAAAGCAGCTGTAATTGAGTCGAAAAAGTGTTTTAAATACACTTCTTCTTTCTCTGTAATAGCTGTTAAATTCATTTTTTCATTCCATTCCACCAATGTTTCAAAGTAAATTTCGAATTGCTCTAATTGCCGAGGAGAAAGGTCAATTCCTCTTTCTCCTAGCATAGATTGAAATTGTTCTATGTTCATCTTGCCATATCCCCTAACTATTTATTGGTTCGATACTCGCGCAATTTTTCCTTGTTCTAAATACACAAGTAAGATGGAAATATCAGCTGGGTTTACCCCGGAAATACGGGATGCTTGCCCCATGGACAGAGGACGAACATCTTTTAATTTTTGTCTCGCTTCAGAAGCGATTCCAGAAATTGCATCATAATCAATATTAACTGGAATCTTTTTATTCTCCATTCGCTTCATTCGATCCACTTGTTGTAAAGATTTTTCGATATATCCTTCATACTTAATTTGAATTTCAACTTGCTCTGCGATTTCATCATTGATTTCCACTTCACTTGGCGCAAGAAGACGAATATGCTCATACGTCACTTCCGTACGACGTAGTAAATCACTTGCTCGTATACCGTCTTTTAATTCACTTCCACCAATGCTACGAATTAATTCCTGTACTTCAGGACGCGGTTTAATAATAATGCTCTCTAAACGTGCCTTTTCTGTCTCAATCGTTCCTTTTTTCACTGTAAAACGTCCATAGCGTTCTTCAGGAATTAAGCCGATCTCATGACCAATTTCCGTCAGGCGAAGATCCGCATTATCATGACGTAGCAATAAACGATATTCAGCACGAGATGTTAAGAGACGATATGGTTCATTTGTCCCTTTTGTAACAAGATCATCAATTAAAACGCCAATATAAGCATCCGAACGATTTAAAATAACCTCTTTTTTCCCTAAAGAACGACATGCTGCATTAATTCCAGCCATAATTCCTTGACCTGCTGCTTCTTCATAGCCAGATGTACCGTTAATTTGACCTGCTGTATATAAATTTTGTATTTTCTTCGTCTCGAGTGTTGGCCAAAGTTGGGTTGGTACAATTGCATCGTATTCAATTGCATAACCTGTACGCATCATCTCCACATTTTCTAAACCAGGAATCGTTCTTAACATTTCGCGTTGTACATCTTCCGGTAAACTTGTCGACAAACCTTGTACATATACTTCTTGCGTATTACGTCCTTCTGGTTCTAAGAAAATTTGGTGACGTGGTTTATCATTGAAACGTACCACTTTATCTTCGATTGAAGGACAATAACGTGGGCCTGTTCCTTTAATCATACCAGAATACATAGCCGAACGATGTAAATTTCTATCGATTAAACGATGTGTTTCTTCACTCGTATATGTGAGCCAACATGGAATTTGATCCATGATAAATTTTGTTGTTTCAAAAGAAAAAGCACGAGGTTTCTCATCACCTGGTTGAATTTCTGTTTTGCTATAATCAATCGTATTGCTATTTACACGAGGAGGCGTACCTGTTTTAAATCGAACAAGATCAAAACCTAGTTCTTCTAAATGCTCAGATAATGTGATAGAAGGTTGTTGGTTATTTGGACCACTTGAGTATTTTAGATCCCCCATAATAATTTCACCGCGTAAAAACGTACCCGTTGTAATAACAACCGTTTTCGCTGTATATTCAGCACCTGCTTGTGTAATTACACCTTTACATACATTGTCCTCTACAATTAGACGTTCTACCATACCTTGACTCAATGTTAAATTGGGTGTTTCTTCAATTGTTTTTTTCAATTCATGTTGATAGGAAAATTTATCTGCTTGTGCGCGAAGGGCACGTACGGCTGGTCCTTTTCCCGTATTTAACATACGCATTTGAATATGAGTTTTATCGATATTACGTCCCATTTCGCCGCCTAATGCGTCAATTTCACGAACAACAATCCCTTTTGCAGGTCCACCAACAGAAGGGTTACATGGCATAAAAGCCACCATATCTAAATTAATTGTTAACATTAATGTTTTTGAACCCATACGTGCTGCTGCAAGACCAGCTTCACATCCTGCATGACCTGCACCGATTACTATGACATCGTAAGAACCGGCATTGTATCCC
This region includes:
- the rsmG gene encoding 16S rRNA (guanine(527)-N(7))-methyltransferase RsmG, with protein sequence MNIEQFQSMLGERGIDLSPRQLEQFEIYFETLVEWNEKMNLTAITEKEEVYLKHFFDSITAAFYYDFSKPFSICDVGAGAGFPSIPLKICFPHLKITIVDSLQKRINFLNHLAAKLELKDVAFCHDRAETFGKKEEVRESFDIVMARAVARLSVLSELCLPLVKVGGTFIAMKGAAAQEEIEKGKHALQVLGGELKGIYTFQLPFEESERNILSIEKKRKTPKKYPRKPGTPNKLPIEK
- the mnmG gene encoding tRNA uridine-5-carboxymethylaminomethyl(34) synthesis enzyme MnmG, coding for MGYNAGSYDVIVIGAGHAGCEAGLAAARMGSKTLMLTINLDMVAFMPCNPSVGGPAKGIVVREIDALGGEMGRNIDKTHIQMRMLNTGKGPAVRALRAQADKFSYQHELKKTIEETPNLTLSQGMVERLIVEDNVCKGVITQAGAEYTAKTVVITTGTFLRGEIIMGDLKYSSGPNNQQPSITLSEHLEELGFDLVRFKTGTPPRVNSNTIDYSKTEIQPGDEKPRAFSFETTKFIMDQIPCWLTYTSEETHRLIDRNLHRSAMYSGMIKGTGPRYCPSIEDKVVRFNDKPRHQIFLEPEGRNTQEVYVQGLSTSLPEDVQREMLRTIPGLENVEMMRTGYAIEYDAIVPTQLWPTLETKKIQNLYTAGQINGTSGYEEAAGQGIMAGINAACRSLGKKEVILNRSDAYIGVLIDDLVTKGTNEPYRLLTSRAEYRLLLRHDNADLRLTEIGHEIGLIPEERYGRFTVKKGTIETEKARLESIIIKPRPEVQELIRSIGGSELKDGIRASDLLRRTEVTYEHIRLLAPSEVEINDEIAEQVEIQIKYEGYIEKSLQQVDRMKRMENKKIPVNIDYDAISGIASEARQKLKDVRPLSMGQASRISGVNPADISILLVYLEQGKIARVSNQ